The genomic DNA GAGCAGATGAGCGGGTTGTGAGgaggtcagggggttggggtgatctGTCGGGGGGCAGGTTGTGGGGAGCAGATGAGCGGGTTGTGGGTAGGTTGGGGGGTTGAGGCGATCTGTCGGGGGGCAGGTTGTGGGGTGGTCGGAGGGCAGGTTGTGGCTGCCGTAGCTCAGAGTAATTCTGGTTTTTACAGCAGAGAATCTGCCCAGCTCCCTTTTCAGTGAGACCCTTTGCCAAGCAAGCtgtgcctgtccccagcccccgGCGCTGCCCTTGCCCCCAACTCTCGCCCAGCTTCGCAcccagcctcccctgccccatgccccctgccctgagcctgcccctggccctgcctcctgcccttgCCCAGCAGTCgcagcctctgccccccagccctgagctccctgtgcACCGTGCCCCCAGCTCACCTTCCATGAGCACCCGGAAGACGTCCCTGAGGATGGAGACGGTGGAGCCCAGCACGAAGACGGAGAAGAGGAAGGTGCTGACGGGGTCTGCGATTTTGTACTGGGGCTgcaaggggcaggggcagggttatGCCCCAGCAGCCAGTGGATCCCCAGAACCCCCCAGCAAGGGGTCAGACCTaggagtggaacccaggagtccctggcccagccccactgTCTCCTCAGGCTGGCGGAGGGGGGCACCGAGGGAACGtggcagcagagggcagtgggcaGAGCCCAGCATGGGGAGCTGGCATAGGGCTCTTCCTTGGGGCTGGGCACCAGGGTCCCAGCGAGGGGGCCTGTGGGGATCTCAGTGCATTTCTTCCAGGCAGATCCTGTTCCCCCCCGAGCCCCAGGGAGCCCGGGACAGGCAAgaactgcagtgcagggtcactGGCCTGCTACCACCTGGGACAGAGCATCTCCCACTGCAGGAGCTCAGGccgaggcagggagcagggcacaCAGGTGTCTGCGCACAGGCGagcccatgggggagggggcagctgggcctCACAGAGGGTGGGATGtgggaagaggggcagggggcagcgcAGGGAGGGCCATGGTTAGCTGGGCGGCCGACGGTTAGCGGGGGGTCCGGGCggcggagggagggaggcggTTAGCAGGGGCgctgggcagtgcagggagggaggcggTTAGCAGGGGCGgtggacggagggagggaggcggtTAGCGGGGGCAGCGGGAGGCGGTTAGCGGGGGTGgtggacggagggagggaggcggtTAGCAAGGGCACCAGGCGGACGGAGGGAGGCGGTTAGCAGGGGCGCCGGGAGGCAGTTAGCGGGGGCGCCGGGAggcggagggagggaggcggTTAGCAGGGGCACCGGGCGGACGGAGGGAGGCGGTTAGCGGGGGTGCCGGGAGGCgcagggagggaggtggttaGCGGAGGCGGTGGACGGAGGGAggcggagggagggaggcggTTAGCAGGGGCACcgggcagtgcagggagggaggcggTTAGCGGAGGTGGTGGACGGAGGGAGGCGGTTAGCAGGGGCgccggctggagggaggaggttaGCGGGGGTGccaggcagtgcagggagggaggcggTTAGCGGGGGCGCCGGGCGGCGGAGGGAGAGAGGCGGTTAGCGGGGGCGccggagggagggaagcagacgGAGGAAGGCGGTTAGCGGGGGTGCCGGGCGGCGGAGGAAAAGAGGCGGTTAGCGGGGGCaccggagggagggaggcagacggAGGAAGGCGGTTGGCGGGGGTGCCAGGCGGCGGAGGGAGGAAGGCGGTTAGCAGGGGCGCCGGGCGGAGGGAGGCCGAGGCATGGCCACGTTAGAGGCTGGCCTGGGGTTGTTCGTGCCATACCTCCATGTAGATGACGGTGGCAGCTGTCAGCACCCCGAGGCTTTGCAGCAGGTCCCCCACCACATGCACGAAGGCGGCGCGCACGCTGGTGCTGCCGGGCAGGTGGTCCCCGGGGGGCgcacagcagccaggactctCCTTCATCTTCTCATAGCCCTGGGTGTGACCGTGGCCTGTGACCGACTGGTGCAGGATGTAGGCCAtgctggagggaagagggagcTTGAGCGGCCACGGGCAGACACAGAGCCCCGGAGGCCGCAGATCCCAGAGTCCCTCCCCCTGGAATGGGCAAGGTGGGTGGGCACTGACTagggggctgggcagaggcaggaatgggtgaggtggggaggggtgtaatccagggagggtgggggcaaCATTCTGGGGGAGGAAAGTCACCTGGGCAGAGTGGACAGTGATCGGGGCCTGTGACCGACTGGTGCAGGATGTAGGCCAtgctggagggaagagggagcttgagccggggggtggggggggggctgggatctGAGGAGGGTGGCAGGCCAGGGATCCGTGGGGGCAGGGGGTCCAGGGGTCCCACGTACATGATGTTGACGCCCACGGCGCAGGCGGAGGTGACCAGCATGGCACGTGCATTGATCTCGTAGTCGTTGCTGATGATGCGGGCTGAGGCCAGGTACACCAGGACTCCGGTCACGACCCAGATGGACAGCACTGAGGCCAGGGCACCCAGCATCTCTGCAGGCACGAGGCAGCAGTCAGCACCGCCCGCAGCTATGGGGGCGGAGGGGAGTGGCCAggagcagcccagctgggacccGTCCACGTCCCTCAGGGAGGACGGTGTTAAAGACCTGCCTGCGGGGCCTGTTGCTGAAGGGACGCTGGCAATGTCTGTGGGCAGCccatgcctgcctcagtttccctctgtgccTGGCGCTGCTGTGCACACTGTGCCAAGGGCAGGAGACCGGGGGGCCCTAGGGCAGCCTAGGGTCAGCCCAGGGGGTCGCTAGGATTGGCTAGAACTAGTCCATCATGGAGGGTCCAGACAATGGGCATCCAAAGGCCTGGACCACTGATCTGGCCACGGGAAGGCCTGAGCGCGGAGCCGGCACTGCAGGAGAAGGGCCATGGAGCAGAGGTGACAGGAGCCGGGACCAGAGCTGGGCTCACCAGAGACacagcagctctcactggctgggactgacagagacagagacaggaaCCCGCAcgcagctgccaggctccagTGGCCCTGGTGTTGGCCAGCAGGGACTTAACCCCGAATTCTCTGGGCCAAGCCAAGGGCCCCCCACGCCGCACCCAGAGGCCTGAGACCGGCTCTGGGGAGAGGCTGCCTAGTGTCACTGCAGGCACTGGCGGGCGCAGGGGTCTTTGCAGAGCGGCTGAGTCTCTCCTGGGCGTTTGTCTCAGTGGGACTCGCTGGGCAGGGCAACGGAGACCAGGGGCTCGGGATCGGAGGCAGTGAGGCTGTGTGGCCGACCCTGAGGGGAGAACAGGATCCCTGGGGGTCTGGCACATAGATGGGGCACTTAGCCAGGGCACAGTACAAACCCTGGGGGGAGAGCACGACCCCTGGGGGGCTGGCACACAGATGGAGCATAGCACAGACCTGGGGGGCGAGCAGGACCCCTGGAGGGCGAGCAGGACCCCTGGGAGGGGGGCTGACACATGGACAGGGCACTTAGCCAAGGCAAAGCACAGACCTGGGGATCTATGAAGCATTTGTGGGGCAAGGCATCGTGGGTAACATGGTGTACCAAGGTGGCCAGTGGGGAGGATCTGCCTGTggcctgggggtgagggctctgcccccccagctccccacggGTCAAAGGTTGAGGGGGACCTGCCCTGCTGGGCTGCCCAGGCTCAGGGAAATAAGCCTCCAGGTTGCCCTGGCATggcagggggcagtgtgggggaaggTCTGTGAGGGCAGTGAGCGCTGGGCTGGAGCCATGTCCTGGTGGGGCCCTTACCTGAGCGGTGCCAGCCGAAGGTCATGGTCTTGGTGGGCGGCCTGGCGGAGACCCACAGGGAGAAGAGGCTGACCGACATGCTGcccatgtctgccagcaggtGGGCAGCATCAGTCATGATGGCCAGGCTGTGCGCCAGGTACCCGCCTGCAGTAGAGATTGGCCAGATCAGCGCAAGGTGCTGGCAGgggccccccacagcccccagatagcatctctgccctctgctctggcCTGCGGGGGCTGGCTCCTTCGCCAGAGTGCTGGGCACTGACACAGCTTCCCCTTGCACTGCCGGGGAGCCTGCCACAGCGGGCGGGGTCCAGCCAGGTGACTCCCATAAATGTGGGGACCCTGGCAGCAGGTGAGGGGAGCTGCCCCATCCCATAGGGGCTGCACCAGGCCCACGCCAGGCACCTCTCTCCTGGCCCCCAGAGACCTGGGCTGCGCCTGCCAGCCAGCACAGGAGCATGGTGTAGAGCAGGATGTCCCGCAGCAcaggctgagcagagccaggaacaagcCAGGCTGGGGCCCCGCTGCCACCTTACCGACGACCTCGCCGATCATGAAGACGAAGCAGATGGCGCAGGCgatgcccagcttctggcaggcctgcagctctgcatggctctggctaggggcgggggggctgccgtggcagtgccTGGCCAGGCGCCGTTCCAGCTCCAGGGATGGAGCCACAGGGCTGATCTCTGGAGGCAGGCCGGGGAAGGACTCCTGGGAGCCTGTGAAGAGACTGAGACACAAGGGGGTCAGTGCTCCAGTTCCAACAACCCACGGGACATCTGGGacacctcctcaccccctgccctgctgggctcagagctgggctgggaaccGGGACGGGAGgggctgtcataaagcataagtcccaattctgaaccttagcgtccaaaatgtgggtgcctgcatgaaccctccaagcttaattaccagcttagatctgatagcgctgccaccagccagaaattccagtgtctggctcactctggtctccccaaaaccttccgtggggacccaagactcagatgcctgagtcttacaaacaaagggaaataagccacttcccttccccctctttaccccTCCCAGATCTTCCGCCCTGGGCactctaggagattaccctgcttcaattccttgaaacataaacacagagagatcaggtttctctcccctcactcagagtccctgcaaatgcaagcttgtaactctaacacaaagagattttcccctcctttgttccttagccttaaccagagaaaaaatcaaacaggtcttaaaaagaaagcttatataaaaagaaagaaaaagacataaaaatggtctcggTATCAAGGTGacatatacagggtcattggcttaaaagaaaacaaatgaataaacagccttatccaaaaaagaaatacaatttaaacatccagcaaactacacacacgtaatacaaaaacaatataagcctattgtcttctacctttgtacttacgcttggaaacagaagattaagaaagccggagatagagagatcactctcagagctgagagagcacagagaggagacaaaaggacacacacccaaccttcctcccttgagatttgaaaaatctgtcctgattggtctcttggtcaggtgttggttccctttgttaaccctttacaggtaaagaaaacattaacccttagctatctatttatgacagggctgTCATCGACCGGCATCTGCCCTCATCTTTGGGGACCCTGGctccaccagctctgctgctAGGAGCAATGGAGTGAGTCCAGGGCACCGCTCGGCCGGGTCCCCGATGGCCAGGTGGACAAGGCCTGCACGGCTGGGCATCCCAAagcagccctggctcctgggAGGGCCGGGTAAAGGAGGCTTGGCAAGTGGGGAACCTGGTGCCCTGGGACATCACCCCAAGCCTGGATTCCCCAGGGGTGCCTAAAGCTGGAATAGTTGGGGGGTGACTGCTGGTCAGGTCTCGATGGGACAGGGATATGGGTCAGGTTGGATGAAGGCACCAGCCAGagctgaggggagcccaggcaggttagcaggctgtgggtcaggactgagggcaCCGCAGAGCTGGGGAAGCTCGGGCTTgagtagcagggggctgtgggtcgaatgagggccactggcagagcctggttggggcaggggctggtctAGCGGGTCTGTGGGTCAGGggagggcaccagcagagctgggatggagaggccagtcggggaggggggctgtggtcAGAgagaggggcaccggcagagctggggatgggcgGCCCGGggagaggggcactggcagagcgggATGGGGGCCCGAGTTGGCGGGGGCAGTGGGTCGGGGGAGAGGGGCACGTGCACAGTTGGGATGgggcctggggagaggggcaccggcagagctgggatggggggctgaGTTGGCGGGCAAGGTGCGGGGAGAGGGCATGGGCACAGCTGGGATGGGGGCCTGGGagaggcaccggcagagctggggatgggggccgATGGTGGCGGTGAGGGGTCGGGAGAGGGGCACGGGCACAGCTGGGGATGGGAGGCCCGGGGCTGTGGGTCGTGAGCAAGTGGCACTGCAGAATCAGAAGAGGGGCCTTGAGGCAGCCGCTCTCCCTcccaggagctgagccctgctCCCCCGAGAGCGGTTTGTTATTTCATGCCTCGGTACCCCCCAAATGGATCCAGCTATAAAGCAGACGGTGATCCTGGCAGCAGAACAATGTGTCATATCGCTGCGCTCCCCTCCCCCGTCCATCGCCTCACACTGCAGCCCTAGCTCCGcgtccctccccaccctcaaaaaaaacccttctccctcccccgcccccgtgcCTGTCACTGGCCGCTtgggggctcaggggagaggggctctgtcccagggctggggatccAGTGGGGAGTCCACAGAGCTGCTATGGTGGCAGTGCTGGCACCCCCTGGGCTGGTcggagctggagcagggcacctgagccccaggccagagccagaAGCCCTACAGGCAGGGCCCCACCCTGGCTGCTCAAGGTAGCTGTGGCCAGTGGGTAGAACCGTGGGGCCAGCGCTCCCTGAGAAAGCGCCTCCCATCcatctaggggctgcagagaccctGCCAGCCTCTGGCTCAGGCCGCATGCGCTCGGCCCCAGCAGCCCGAGTGCAGACAGCTGGCTGGGCCGATGCCTGCGCACCCATCGCCCTCAGCATGCTGGGCCTGATGTGTTCGCCCGAGAgcccctgcccaagccccatGTCACAGGCTCCAGGCAGGGTTGCATCCCCAGCTGCGCCAGGCCCCACACTGATGCGATTCTCTGCCCAGCTGGGAGCCGGATGCAGCTTGTGGGGACTGGAgcatccctcccccgccccaggggGTCCCGGAGCAGGGGAGGCTCATCAGGCCAGGGTCTCTGAGCGGCGCAGGATTGGTGGTACTGGGGTAGCTGGCCCGGAGACAGGAACACGAGATCTAACCAAGGGAGCCAGTCACAGTCAGGTCTCTtgactccctccccaccacatccccacccccactctttaAACCAGCACCTCCCAAAGCCTGGGCCATGCCCCAGGGCATACAGGCCAAGGACGagtggggcagctgggggcaggtTCCTTCACTTCTCCTGGGTCTTTAGTCTCCAGCTCTCCCCGAAAGGAGCCAGGTGTGAGAGGCAGCGCTGGTCTGAAAGCACAGCTCTGGGTGCCGTGCCCTGGCTTTCAGTAGAGgcttgtgacaaagtgggaattttctgtaatatgttTATGAGTCCTGtacatgtctcagtttcccctgtgtgcGGCACTGTTCCCCAGCGGGTAGGAGGTCTGGGAACTCTGGGGCAGGTGAAGACACAGGTGTGGATGGCGCCTGACGGCCTGGGCCCTTAGCTCCCATCTCCATGCAGCTCTTGAGAAGACAACGACAGATCCCATGGCTGGGATGTGGACACCTGGCAACCAGCGACCCAGAGAGACGTGGTCCTGCCTCTCCGAAGGGGACTGAGCCCCATCCCCCTGCTTGGGAACAAAGTCCGGGGGTGGGAGTTAAGtgtgggctgtggggagcagttGAGGGCACCCCCGAAGTCTGACAAAGGAGATCGGACAGACAGAGGGACGGAGCTTGAACCACGGGGGTcactgcagctgggctgggctgtaaCCATTAGTCAGTTCTCTGGGCTGCCCGAGGGGATGCCTGGGCCGTCTGCCAGGTGACCAATAAACCCGCCTGGTTTCACAGGGCTGGGTGAGTGTCCCTGCAGATGCTGGGTGAGAGGCACTGATCCCTGAGGAGAGGGCACGTCTCCCCCAGGGTCTGTCCCAGACTCGCTGCCCGGAGCTCCCGGGGTGCAGCAAGGGGGCTGCAGGCTCAGGAGGCGGGGAGGGCAGTGCTGACTCCCTGCACCACACGGCCCTGGGGCAGCCCCTAGGGTGCATGGCCTGGCTGTTTGccccggggggctctgcatggcTGTCAGAGGGGTGCCTGCAGCAGGGGTCAGTCTCGCTTGTGCGGGTAACAGCAGCAGTGACGCTATGGCAGCAA from Chelonoidis abingdonii isolate Lonesome George chromosome 3, CheloAbing_2.0, whole genome shotgun sequence includes the following:
- the SLC30A3 gene encoding putative proton-coupled zinc antiporter SLC30A3, encoding MDPASGAGDLETARLVSARGSRSTGTRSLKSLFTGSQESFPGLPPEISPVAPSLELERRLARHCHGSPPAPSQSHAELQACQKLGIACAICFVFMIGEVVGGYLAHSLAIMTDAAHLLADMGSMSVSLFSLWVSARPPTKTMTFGWHRSEMLGALASVLSIWVVTGVLVYLASARIISNDYEINARAMLVTSACAVGVNIIMAYILHQSVTGHGHTQGYEKMKESPGCCAPPGDHLPGSTSVRAAFVHVVGDLLQSLGVLTAATVIYMEPQYKIADPVSTFLFSVFVLGSTVSILRDVFRVLMEGAPRGVEFSAVKDVLLAVKDVKDAHNLHLWTLTLSHHMVSVHVAVGAGADMEDVLQEATAQLQSTFGFISCTVQVERYLEDMAACRQCQDPQD